One stretch of Sulfuricystis multivorans DNA includes these proteins:
- a CDS encoding YbhB/YbcL family Raf kinase inhibitor-like protein, whose amino-acid sequence MSLILTSVAFAHLAAIPAHYTCQGADVSPPLSWSGVPAGTKSLALIVDDPDAPDPAAPKMTWVHWVLYNIPPTVTGLPEAVKTLPPGTFEGLNDWQRTGYGGPCPPIGRHRYFHKLYALDVVLPDLKHPTKAQLEKAMAGHILAEAQLVGTYQKHP is encoded by the coding sequence ATGAGCCTGATCCTGACCTCGGTTGCCTTTGCGCATCTGGCCGCGATCCCCGCGCACTATACCTGTCAAGGGGCCGACGTTTCACCGCCCCTGTCATGGTCGGGGGTGCCGGCGGGCACGAAGAGCCTGGCGCTGATCGTCGATGACCCCGATGCCCCCGATCCGGCCGCGCCGAAAATGACCTGGGTGCATTGGGTGCTCTACAACATCCCGCCGACGGTCACTGGGCTACCCGAAGCAGTGAAGACCTTACCCCCCGGCACGTTCGAAGGTCTCAACGACTGGCAGCGTACCGGCTATGGTGGCCCTTGTCCGCCGATCGGCCGCCATCGCTATTTCCACAAGCTCTATGCGCTCGACGTCGTGCTGCCTGATCTCAAACATCCCACCAAGGCGCAACTGGAAAAGGCGATGGCCGGTCATATCCTCGCCGAAGCGCAGCTGGTCGGCACCTATCAGAAGCATCCCTGA
- a CDS encoding NAD(P)-dependent oxidoreductase yields MNIGFIGLGLMGRPMALHLAQAGHTLHLWARRPASLEPFKEVDAKIHVSAAEVARHAEIVFTMVADAPDVREVTLGENGIASGGRPGLIVVDMSTINPNAAREIGAALAAKGIEFLDAPVSGGEIGAINASLTIMVGGKSEVFEKVKPLFAKLGKSVTLIGEIGAGQVAKACNQILTGVGVMAVAEAFNFAAKNGVDVAKVREALLGGFAYSRILENHGQRMIERNFKPGFKAWMHQKDLRIVMEEAHRLGLMLPAAAATAQMFNAVVGSGMGEEDSIAALKLLEKLSTPESDGI; encoded by the coding sequence ATGAACATTGGCTTCATTGGCCTGGGGCTGATGGGACGTCCCATGGCCCTGCATCTGGCCCAAGCCGGCCACACGCTGCACTTGTGGGCGCGCCGGCCCGCCTCGCTCGAACCTTTCAAGGAGGTCGACGCCAAAATTCATGTCTCGGCGGCCGAAGTTGCGCGTCATGCCGAGATCGTCTTCACGATGGTCGCCGACGCACCCGACGTGCGAGAGGTCACATTGGGTGAGAACGGCATCGCCAGCGGTGGACGGCCCGGCCTGATCGTCGTCGACATGAGCACGATCAACCCCAATGCCGCGCGCGAGATCGGCGCGGCGCTCGCCGCAAAAGGCATCGAGTTCCTCGATGCGCCGGTTTCTGGTGGCGAGATCGGGGCGATCAATGCGAGCCTGACGATCATGGTGGGCGGCAAATCCGAGGTCTTCGAGAAGGTCAAACCGCTGTTCGCGAAGCTCGGCAAGTCGGTGACACTGATCGGGGAGATCGGCGCTGGACAGGTCGCCAAGGCCTGCAATCAGATTCTCACCGGGGTCGGGGTCATGGCGGTGGCCGAAGCCTTCAATTTCGCGGCGAAAAACGGCGTCGATGTCGCCAAGGTGCGCGAGGCACTGCTGGGAGGCTTCGCTTACTCGCGCATCCTCGAAAACCACGGCCAGCGCATGATCGAGCGCAATTTCAAGCCGGGTTTCAAAGCCTGGATGCACCAGAAGGATCTGCGCATCGTCATGGAAGAAGCGCACCGGCTCGGCCTGATGCTGCCTGCGGCGGCAGCTACGGCGCAGATGTTCAATGCGGTCGTCGGCAGCGGCATGGGCGAGGAAGATTCGATCGCGGCACTGAAACTGCTCGAAAAGCTGAGCACGCCGGAAAGTGATGGCATTTAA